One genomic window of Tenacibaculum tangerinum includes the following:
- a CDS encoding SusC/RagA family TonB-linked outer membrane protein, protein MILLKRLLIAILILFSSQIAIAQTSVSGQVVDNYGIPFPGVTVIIKGTIIGASTDSDGNYSINEGITKNSILSFSFLGFKSQEIPINGQSIINVQMEEDFDTLKEIVVVGYGSQQKKDITGSVASIDTKYFESRPNVQVGDLLQGQTAGVQLLSNSGKPSSGFSLRIRGTSSINAGNEPLYVVDGVPTDDTRSINPSDIDKISVLKDAASAAIYGTQAANGVILITTKRGTTAKPKVTLDFYTGVSQVWKTLPVLNGEQYRDLMTEMGLSTDWENYTARTDWQKEIFQNGISQNLQASVSGKTEDTNYFLSVGHFFQEGAVRSAEMERTNFKINIDQDINDWLKVGTRIAYTDYRDVDVNDNNSVNQGGVILGALSTPSIIGVYNEEGMFASNPFQNWENPLASTDGLKREYNSRRLLGNIYLEAKFWDGFKYRLNYGVDNSSGVYDSFLDPYRTGYGVAIGGEGINNTDRKSFYIIDNTLSFNKIFNKHSVEALVGSIAQKFKYENSNVVTRNYAGDAVITPNAGSEIFSASAWKSESTNASFISRINYSYDDKYLLTANFRADGSSVFGPGKRWGYFPSLSVGWRISKENFISDDSFISDLKIRAGWGIVGNDKIGGYGYLGRVGSGSNYPIGGSPQPGTYPISIENRKLKWEETEQRNIGLDLSLFNSRVSLTADAYIKETRDLLLRAPLPTATGFDNAIQNIGNVENRGFEFNLNTVNVRSENFSWTSGFNITFNRNKALNLLGREILLGPIAGGRGEASIAREGEPLGSIYGYVFGGVDPTTGDAYYIDRNGDPTFTPSEDDRTIIGDANPDFFYGFTNAFNYKGFGLFVFLQGTQGNDMLNATRIETEGMIDPKNQSIAVLDRWRQPGDITDIPRASFGNSDNSRVSTRFIEDGSYLRFKTITLSYDLPQNVLEQLGLSSLKIYGTGENIFTFTNYSGFDPEVSAFGGSSTEASNVAQGVDFGTYPQTRNLIFGVNLTF, encoded by the coding sequence ATGATACTACTTAAGCGGTTACTTATTGCAATTTTAATTCTATTTTCAAGTCAAATAGCAATTGCACAAACAAGTGTTTCTGGACAAGTTGTCGATAATTACGGTATTCCATTCCCCGGAGTAACAGTTATAATTAAAGGTACAATTATAGGAGCAAGCACTGACTCAGATGGTAATTATTCTATTAACGAAGGAATAACCAAAAATTCAATTCTTTCCTTTAGCTTTCTAGGCTTTAAAAGCCAAGAAATACCTATTAATGGACAATCCATAATCAACGTACAGATGGAAGAGGATTTCGATACTCTTAAAGAAATTGTTGTAGTAGGATATGGTTCTCAGCAAAAAAAGGATATTACAGGATCTGTTGCCAGTATTGATACGAAATATTTCGAATCTCGACCTAATGTTCAAGTAGGAGACCTATTACAAGGACAAACTGCTGGTGTACAGTTACTTTCCAATTCTGGGAAACCTTCATCAGGATTTAGTTTAAGAATTAGAGGTACTAGTTCTATTAACGCAGGTAACGAACCTCTATACGTAGTGGATGGTGTACCTACAGACGATACAAGATCAATCAATCCTAGCGATATTGACAAAATATCTGTATTGAAAGATGCAGCTTCAGCAGCCATTTATGGTACACAGGCAGCAAATGGTGTAATATTAATTACCACCAAAAGAGGAACCACAGCCAAGCCAAAGGTAACATTAGACTTTTACACCGGTGTTTCTCAAGTATGGAAAACCCTTCCTGTATTAAATGGTGAGCAATATAGGGATTTGATGACAGAAATGGGTTTATCTACTGATTGGGAAAACTACACAGCGCGCACAGACTGGCAGAAGGAAATTTTTCAAAATGGTATCTCACAAAACCTTCAAGCCTCTGTTTCTGGGAAAACTGAAGATACCAACTATTTCTTATCGGTAGGACACTTTTTTCAAGAAGGTGCTGTTAGAAGTGCCGAAATGGAACGAACCAACTTTAAAATTAATATTGACCAAGATATAAATGACTGGCTTAAAGTAGGTACCCGAATTGCTTATACCGATTATCGCGATGTCGATGTAAATGACAATAATAGCGTCAACCAAGGTGGTGTGATTTTAGGTGCGTTATCCACTCCTTCTATCATTGGTGTTTATAACGAAGAAGGCATGTTTGCTAGTAATCCGTTTCAAAACTGGGAAAACCCATTAGCAAGTACAGATGGTTTGAAAAGGGAGTATAACAGCAGACGCTTGTTAGGTAATATATACCTCGAGGCGAAGTTTTGGGATGGATTTAAATACCGCTTAAATTACGGTGTAGATAATAGTAGTGGTGTATATGACTCTTTTCTTGATCCTTATAGAACTGGATACGGTGTTGCTATAGGAGGAGAAGGAATTAATAACACCGATAGAAAATCGTTCTACATCATAGATAACACGTTGAGTTTTAACAAAATATTTAATAAACATTCTGTTGAAGCTCTAGTAGGTTCTATAGCTCAAAAGTTTAAATATGAAAATAGCAATGTGGTAACTCGAAATTATGCTGGCGATGCTGTTATAACACCGAATGCTGGTTCTGAAATTTTTTCTGCATCTGCTTGGAAATCTGAAAGTACAAATGCTTCTTTTATCAGTAGAATTAATTATAGCTATGATGATAAGTACTTGTTGACTGCAAATTTTAGAGCTGACGGTTCAAGTGTTTTTGGCCCTGGGAAACGTTGGGGTTATTTCCCATCACTATCTGTTGGATGGCGTATTTCAAAAGAAAATTTTATAAGTGATGACTCTTTTATCAGCGATTTAAAAATTAGAGCTGGATGGGGTATCGTTGGAAATGATAAAATAGGAGGTTATGGTTATCTAGGAAGAGTAGGTAGTGGCTCAAACTACCCTATTGGAGGAAGTCCACAACCTGGCACCTATCCTATTTCCATAGAAAATCGAAAGTTAAAATGGGAAGAAACTGAACAAAGAAATATTGGTCTAGATTTATCTTTATTCAACAGTAGAGTTAGCTTAACAGCCGATGCCTATATCAAAGAAACAAGAGACCTACTTCTAAGAGCCCCACTACCAACTGCCACAGGATTTGATAATGCTATTCAAAACATCGGTAATGTTGAAAACAGAGGATTTGAATTCAATTTAAATACAGTAAATGTAAGATCTGAAAACTTTTCATGGACTTCTGGATTCAATATTACATTTAATCGAAATAAGGCATTAAACTTACTCGGTCGAGAAATATTATTAGGTCCTATAGCAGGAGGAAGAGGAGAAGCTTCTATAGCAAGAGAGGGAGAGCCGTTGGGTTCGATTTATGGCTATGTTTTCGGTGGAGTAGACCCAACCACAGGAGATGCTTACTACATCGATAGAAATGGTGATCCTACCTTTACCCCTTCTGAAGATGACAGAACTATTATTGGCGATGCCAATCCAGATTTTTTCTACGGATTTACAAACGCATTCAATTATAAAGGTTTTGGTTTGTTTGTTTTTCTTCAAGGAACACAAGGTAATGATATGTTAAATGCCACACGTATTGAAACTGAGGGTATGATTGACCCGAAAAACCAGTCGATAGCGGTATTGGACAGATGGAGACAACCTGGTGATATTACAGATATTCCAAGAGCTAGTTTTGGTAACAGTGATAATTCAAGGGTATCAACACGATTTATTGAAGACGGTTCTTATCTACGATTCAAGACCATTACTTTAAGCTATGATTTACCTCAAAATGTCTTAGAACAGCTAGGTCTTTCATCTTTAAAAATATACGGAACTGGAGAAAATATTTTCACCTTTACCAATTATTCTGGATTCGATCCAGAGGTAAGTGCTTTTGGCGGAAGTAGCACCGAAGCAAGCAATGTAGCACAAGGAGTAGATTTTGGAACCTATCCACAAACTAGAAATTTAATCTTTGGTGTAAACCTAACATTCTAA
- a CDS encoding RagB/SusD family nutrient uptake outer membrane protein — MKPYKILITLFISVTIFSCDDYLDLSPISEETSGNAYETGRQIEAALVGAYESFQSSEYYVWDNLLFQDVRSDNCYAGGDNPEIFQLDYLDIAPTHSRLFKHWSNIYNAIAKANLVIERVDQVDDPNLSQERRKQIKGEALFLRSYHYFTLVKLWGGVPLITSTLKSLEAEDTNIPRSSTEEVYAQITSDLALAASLLPDVYGNDASVNKARATSGAAHALAAKAYAQQPNPDYQAVLDHIEAVESSAANYQLVDFNELFSGNNENNAESIIEVQYLGGNEGNYGPQLLLPPSISGDSWRKFVTPSVDLVNAFDSEGDTVRKNAAILFESVDWVDEFWGNAQNTSIPFSYKWKNAGGFASADNTYLIRYGDIVLLKAEAYNELNQLQNAITEVNRIRTRVELPNLTNEQSISKEVMRETILKERRLELFLEGQRWDDLARYNVLVSTMNNLVEIDLRTNTTVNYNMTEAKKLLPIPQQELDRNPALVQNPL; from the coding sequence ATGAAACCATATAAAATTTTAATTACTCTTTTTATTTCAGTCACTATATTTTCATGTGATGATTATTTGGATCTGAGCCCTATTTCTGAGGAAACTAGTGGGAATGCCTATGAAACTGGAAGGCAGATAGAAGCGGCATTAGTAGGTGCATATGAGTCTTTTCAATCTTCTGAATATTATGTTTGGGATAATTTATTATTTCAAGATGTAAGATCAGACAATTGCTATGCGGGTGGTGATAATCCCGAAATTTTTCAGCTAGATTATTTAGACATCGCACCTACTCATTCGCGACTATTTAAGCATTGGTCGAACATTTACAATGCCATTGCTAAGGCCAATTTAGTTATAGAAAGGGTAGATCAAGTTGACGACCCAAACCTATCACAAGAACGCAGAAAACAAATCAAAGGAGAAGCGTTATTCTTACGTTCATATCATTATTTTACGCTAGTAAAATTATGGGGTGGTGTTCCATTAATTACCAGTACTTTAAAATCACTAGAAGCTGAAGACACTAATATTCCTCGTTCAAGCACTGAGGAAGTGTATGCGCAAATAACGTCAGATTTAGCTTTAGCAGCATCTCTATTACCCGATGTTTACGGTAATGATGCCAGTGTAAACAAGGCAAGAGCCACTTCTGGTGCTGCTCATGCATTAGCCGCCAAAGCTTACGCACAACAACCTAACCCAGATTATCAAGCAGTACTAGATCATATTGAAGCTGTTGAAAGTAGCGCAGCAAACTATCAACTTGTTGATTTTAATGAACTTTTCAGTGGCAACAACGAAAACAATGCTGAATCTATTATAGAAGTTCAATACCTAGGAGGAAACGAAGGAAATTATGGACCTCAACTGTTATTACCACCATCAATTAGTGGTGATTCATGGAGAAAATTTGTGACTCCGTCTGTTGATTTAGTAAATGCTTTCGACAGCGAAGGAGATACTGTTAGAAAAAATGCTGCTATCTTATTCGAATCAGTAGATTGGGTAGATGAGTTTTGGGGAAATGCGCAAAATACAAGCATTCCTTTTAGCTACAAGTGGAAAAATGCTGGCGGTTTTGCTAGTGCAGACAACACCTATCTTATTAGATACGGAGACATTGTTTTACTAAAAGCAGAAGCATATAATGAGCTAAACCAATTACAAAATGCTATTACTGAAGTAAATCGTATAAGAACAAGAGTAGAATTGCCAAATTTAACAAACGAACAAAGCATTTCTAAAGAGGTAATGCGAGAAACTATCCTTAAAGAACGTAGATTAGAGTTATTCCTAGAAGGACAACGATGGGACGATTTAGCTAGATACAATGTATTAGTCTCTACTATGAATAACTTAGTAGAAATAGACTTAAGAACAAATACTACTGTGAATTATAATATGACTGAAGCAAAAAAATTATTACCGATACCGCAACAGGAATTAGATAGAAACCCAGCATTAGTTCAAAATCCATTATAA